The Aquipuribacter sp. SD81 DNA segment ACTGGGTGACCGCGCTCGCGAGCTGGTGGAGGACGCGACGACGGGTCTCGTGGTGTCCGCGGCGACCGTGTGGGAGATGTCCACCAAGCACCGGACCGGCAGGTGGCCGGAGGTGGAGCCGCTGCTCGCCCGGCACGCCGACGTCCTGTCACGGCTCCGCGCGGGAGCCCTGCCGATCGACCACGACGACGCCGCGCTCGGCGGGTCCCTGTCGTGGGACCACCGTGACCCCTTCGACCGGGTGCTCGCGGCCCAGGCGTTGCGGCGCGGCCTGCCCCTCGTGACCCGCGACCGGGTCTTCTCCGGCGTGCCGGGTCTGCGGACCGTCTGGTGAGCGCGGGCGCTCGGCCCGCCGCATCGCGACGTCGACGGCCACGCTGAGCGGGGTCACGCGGCTCACCAGACCCGGGCCGAGGCGCGGGCCACCTCGGCCCGAGCGACGAGGCAAGGGGTTCCCCCGGCAGGCGGAGCGGTGAGCGGTGAGAATGGGTCGGTGCGCCTCCTCGCCAGCGACGTCGACGGGACGCTCGTCCCCCGTCTCGGCCCGATGAGCGACCGGACGGTCGCGGCGCTGGCCGCGGCCCGCGCCGCCGGGGTCCACGTGGTGCTCGCGACGGGCCGGCCGCCGCGCTGGATGACGGGCATCGTCGAGCGCGCGGGTCTCACCGGCCGCGCCGTGCTCGCCAACGGCGCCCTCGTCATCGACGTCGAGCGGCTCGAGCAGCCGGACGCCGGTGTCGTGCGCGCCCGCACCCTGCGTGGCCACGACGTCCGCGCGATGGCCGCGGCCGTGCGGGACGCCGTGCCCGAAGCGCACTTCGGGATCGAGACGGCCCGCGGCTTCGGCGTCGAGCGGGGGTGGCCGAGCCCGATCGAGGCCGACCTGCCCCGCGCCCACCTCGACGACCTGCTGCGCGAGGCGGGCGACGACGTCATCAAGCTGCTCGTCAAGACCGCGGAGCCCGAACGGCCCGGCCTGGGCGACGCGATGCTCGAGGTCGTCGGTCCCCTCGTCGCGGGCCGCGCCGAGGCGACCCACTCGGGCGGCCACCTGCCGCTGGTCGAGCTGGGGCCGCACGGCGTCACGAAGGCCGCCGCGCTCGCCGAGGTCGCCGCCGAGCTCGGCGTCGAGCAGCGCGACGTCGTCGCCTTCGGCGACATGCCGAACGACGTCGCCATGCTCCGCTGGGCCGGGCGCGGCTACGCGATGGCCGACGGCCACCCCGTCGCGCACGAGGCCGCCGACGACATCGCGCCGCCGTGCGCGGCCGACGGCGTCGCGCAGGTCGTCGAGGACCTGCTGCGCCGGCGGGACGGGTCGGCCGCGTGAGCGCCACCCGCGAGGACGTCGCCCTCGACGAGCGGCCGGAGGGCGGCGAGCCGGCCCCGCCGTCGCGCCGTCGCCGCGCGCGCCGCTGGTGGCGGGGGCTCGCCGCCGCGCTCGTGCTCGTGCTGCTGCTGGCCGCGGGGACGGTCTTCGGCGTCGCCTGGTACTTCTCCGGCATCGCCCTCGCCGTGGACCGCTCGGGCGCGCCCCCGGTGCCGGTCGTCGCGGGCGACGGGACCGGCGGCGGAGCGGCCGGCTCCGCGGCGGCCGGCACCGTCACGCTGCCCGACGTGCCGGGCAGCGCGACGCTCGGGCTGCACGGCATCCGCTGGCAGGCGGGCGCCGAGACCGGCTGGGGCGTGACCGGTGACGTGCTGCAGCGGCAGGACGGCCGCGTGGTGCGCGAGTGGGAGGACCGCTCGGGCGTCCTGCCCGGGGCGGGCGCGACGGGCTCCCTCGACCAGGACGTGTTCCTCGGCGACCCCGCGACGGTCGGGCTCGACTTCGAGGAGGTGCTCCTGGAGAGCGAGCTGGGGCCGCTGCCGGCCTACCGGGTGCCGGCCGACGCGGCCGCCGCGGAGCCGGCGGGCACGTGGGTGGTCTTCGCGCACGGGCGGGGCGGGCAGCGCGAGGAGGCCAACCGGTACCTGCGCACGTGGCACGACCTCGGCCTGGACGTGCTCGTGCCCGCCTACCGCAACGACTCCGTCGCCCCGGCCGACCCGTCCGGGCGCTACGGGCTCGGCGCGACCGAGTGGCGCGACCTGGAGACGGCGGTGCGCTACGCCCGCGACCAGGGGGCCGAGGAGGTCGTCCTCGCCGGCTGGTCGATGGGCGGGGCGATCGTCCTGCAGATGATGGCGCAGTCGCCGGAGGCGGACGCGGTCACCGCGCTCGTGCTCGACGCGCCGGTCGTCGACTGGCGCGACACCTTCTACCACCAGGGCCGCCTCGCGCGGCTGCCGGACTGGTGGACGTCCATCGCGCTCGTGCTCGTGGAGCTGCGCGGCTCGCTCGACCTCGACGACCTCGACTGGGTCGCGCGCGCCGACGAGCTGCGGGTGCCGACCTACCTCGTGCACTCCGACGACGACCGGTTCGTGCCGAACGGCCCGAGCCGCGAGCTCGCGGAGCTGCGCCCCGACCTCGTGACCCCGCGCTTCGACGGTCCAGGTGACCACACGCGCGAGTGGAACGTCGACCCCGACGGCTACGACGCCGACCTGCGCGAGTGGCTGCAGGAGACCGTCCTCAGCGACGCCGGCTGAGCCGCCTCCGCACGTCGCTCACGCGTCGGCTCGGCCCTTCGTGGCGTCCCCCAGCCACCGGCCGACCGCGTCCGCGTAGCGGAGGTACTGCTCCCGCGCGGCGGGGACGGCGCGGGCCACGACCTCGAGGTCGACGCGGAGGTACTCGTGCACGAGCACGTTCCGCAGTCCGGCGCTCGGCGCGAGCTCGGCCGCCAGCGCGGCGTCCAGGACGCCGAGGTCCGCCACCGCGACGAAGGACTCCCGGTAGCCCGTCACCGGCCGGCCGAGCGACGCAGCCACGTGCAGGTTGACCGAGACCGCGAGCTCGACGCACTGCTGGAGGAGACGCTCGGCGAGCAGCCTCGTCCGCCAGTCGTCCCGCAGCAGGACCGCGTCCGGCGTGCCGAGCTCCGCCAGCCAGCCGCACACGCGGACCAGCTCCGCCAGGCGCGCCCTCACGACGTCGGCGTCCAGCGGTCGCGGTGTCATCCGCCGAGCACCTGCGCCTGCAGCCGCCGCATCCAGTCCGTGTCGGCGTACCGGCGCGCCGCGAGGTCGCGCGCCCGCGCGAAGCGACCGGGCTCGTCCTCGTAGAGGCCCTCGCCCGACAGGGCCCGGTGAGAGAGCAGCTCGTCCGCTCCCCGCAGGCTCACGAGGTCGACCCGGTCGTCGTCGAGGAGGACGGCGAGGTCGTGGTGGAGCCGGAGCAGGTCCGTGGACGGGCCGGGGACGACGCCGAGGTCGACGTCCGCCGGCTGCTCGGAGTCGACCGCGCTGCCGAAGAGGACGAGGACCTGCACCAGGTGGCGCTCGCACAGGGCGTCGAGGGAGCCGTCCGCGACCGCGCGACGCAGCGCCGCCACGGCGCGCGCGGCCGAGGTCGCGCCCTGGTCCCTCGCGTTCACGCGTCGAGCGTAAGGGCCCGGGCCGCCTCGTCGGCCCGGGCCGCGGCCGCTGCGAGCGCCCGCCGGGCGGCGTCGAGGCCTCCGGGCGTCTCGACGTCGTCGGCCATGACGAGGGCCTGCGCGCACTGGGCGACGGCCGTCGCAGCCCGGGACAGCGCCCGGTGCGCGGCCGCGAGGTCGTCCTCGGCCGGCACCTCGCGGTCCGCCCCGGGTGCGCGGTGGTGGGCCTCGACGCAGCAGCGCCACACGAGCTCCCGGCACGCGGTGAGGTCGGCGACGAGCGCGTCGACCTGCTCACCCCCGGGGCCGTTGAGCACCTGCAGCACCCGCCGGCTCGCGCGGTCGACCCGGTCGAAGTCACCGCGCCACAGGCCCTCCCCGAGCGGGTGAGCCCGGGCGAGACCGAGGCGACCGAGCGCGCCGCGCAGCCCCGAGCGCACGGCCGCGCGGCCGCGCCGCGCGCCGGCGCCGTCGGGCCCGTCGGCCACGCCGGGCGCTACAGGTACTGCCCGGTCTGATGCGGACGGTCGGGACGGTCCTGCGCGCCCTCGCCCGCCCCGGCGACGACCGGGCCGGACAGCGCCTGCCGGCGCATCTGCTCCAGCTGCGCGCGCGCCGCCATCTGCTGGGCGAACAGCGTCGTCTGGATGCCGTGGAACAGCCCCTCCAGCCAGCCGACCAGCTGCGCCTGCGCGACCCGCAGCTCGGCGTCGGACGGCGGGGTGTCCGCGGCGAAGGGCAGCGCGATCCGGCGCAGCTCCGCGACGAGGTCGTCGGAGAGGCCCGTCTCGAGCTCGGCGATGGTCTGCGCGTGCACCTGCGCGAGCCGCGCGCGGCCCGCCTCGTCCAGCGGGGCGCTGCGGACCTCCTCGAGCAGCTGCTTGATCATGCTGCCGATCCGCATGACCTTGGCCGGCTGCTCGACCATGCCGGACACCTGCTCGTCGCTGGCGTCCCCGGTCACGCTCATGCCCTGCGGGGTGACGACGAGGACGCGGTCGGCGGTCCGGCCGCTGCCCGCGCCACCCGCGTCCGGCGCGTCGTCGTCCTGGCCGCCGTCCTGGCCGTCGTCCTGGTCGTGGTCCTGGCCGCCGTCCCGGTCGTCGTCGCGGCTGCGGTCGTCGGGCCGGTCGAGCGGGGTGGTCGGGCGCACGTCGTCGTCGACCGTCGGGCGGTCCGGCTGCGGCTGGCTCACCGATCCATCGTCGGCCATCACGGCTGCAGGAGCACCTTGCCGACGTGCTCCCCGGCCTCCAGCACCCGGTGCGCCTCCGCGGCGTCGGCCAGCGGCAGGACCCGGTCGACGACGGGCCGCACCCGGCCGGCGGCCACGAGCGGCCACACGTCGCGGACCACGTCGGCGCAGATCTCCGCCTTCTCCTGCCACGGCCGGGCGCGCAGCGTGCTGCCGTGGACGGTCAGGCGCCGCCGCAGCAGCCGGGCGAGGTCGAGCTCCGCGGTCGTGCCGCCCATGAGCCCGATGACGACGAGGCGGCCGCCGACCGCCATCGCCTCCACGTGCAGCCCGAGGTAGCGGGCGCCGACCGGGTCGAGCACCACGTCGACGCCCTGGCCGTCCGTCAGCTCCCGGAGCCGGGCCGCGAGGTCGTCGCGGCGGTAGTCGAGCACCGCCTCCGCACCGAACCCGGCCGCGC contains these protein-coding regions:
- the hepT gene encoding type VII toxin-antitoxin system HepT family RNase toxin: MTPRPLDADVVRARLAELVRVCGWLAELGTPDAVLLRDDWRTRLLAERLLQQCVELAVSVNLHVAASLGRPVTGYRESFVAVADLGVLDAALAAELAPSAGLRNVLVHEYLRVDLEVVARAVPAAREQYLRYADAVGRWLGDATKGRADA
- a CDS encoding type II toxin-antitoxin system VapC family toxin translates to MTSALLDTHAYVWAVTAPGRLGDRARELVEDATTGLVVSAATVWEMSTKHRTGRWPEVEPLLARHADVLSRLRAGALPIDHDDAALGGSLSWDHRDPFDRVLAAQALRRGLPLVTRDRVFSGVPGLRTVW
- a CDS encoding bacterial proteasome activator family protein yields the protein MSQPQPDRPTVDDDVRPTTPLDRPDDRSRDDDRDGGQDHDQDDGQDGGQDDDAPDAGGAGSGRTADRVLVVTPQGMSVTGDASDEQVSGMVEQPAKVMRIGSMIKQLLEEVRSAPLDEAGRARLAQVHAQTIAELETGLSDDLVAELRRIALPFAADTPPSDAELRVAQAQLVGWLEGLFHGIQTTLFAQQMAARAQLEQMRRQALSGPVVAGAGEGAQDRPDRPHQTGQYL
- a CDS encoding alpha/beta hydrolase, with amino-acid sequence MSATREDVALDERPEGGEPAPPSRRRRARRWWRGLAAALVLVLLLAAGTVFGVAWYFSGIALAVDRSGAPPVPVVAGDGTGGGAAGSAAAGTVTLPDVPGSATLGLHGIRWQAGAETGWGVTGDVLQRQDGRVVREWEDRSGVLPGAGATGSLDQDVFLGDPATVGLDFEEVLLESELGPLPAYRVPADAAAAEPAGTWVVFAHGRGGQREEANRYLRTWHDLGLDVLVPAYRNDSVAPADPSGRYGLGATEWRDLETAVRYARDQGAEEVVLAGWSMGGAIVLQMMAQSPEADAVTALVLDAPVVDWRDTFYHQGRLARLPDWWTSIALVLVELRGSLDLDDLDWVARADELRVPTYLVHSDDDRFVPNGPSRELAELRPDLVTPRFDGPGDHTREWNVDPDGYDADLREWLQETVLSDAG
- a CDS encoding HAD family hydrolase translates to MRLLASDVDGTLVPRLGPMSDRTVAALAAARAAGVHVVLATGRPPRWMTGIVERAGLTGRAVLANGALVIDVERLEQPDAGVVRARTLRGHDVRAMAAAVRDAVPEAHFGIETARGFGVERGWPSPIEADLPRAHLDDLLREAGDDVIKLLVKTAEPERPGLGDAMLEVVGPLVAGRAEATHSGGHLPLVELGPHGVTKAAALAEVAAELGVEQRDVVAFGDMPNDVAMLRWAGRGYAMADGHPVAHEAADDIAPPCAADGVAQVVEDLLRRRDGSAA